In a genomic window of Zingiber officinale cultivar Zhangliang chromosome 9B, Zo_v1.1, whole genome shotgun sequence:
- the LOC122024418 gene encoding pathogenesis-related protein 1-like, with amino-acid sequence MTSSFLLALVCAAAVALAVAPAVVAQNSPQDYVNAHNAARANVGAGLPPVSWDSRVATYAQNYANQRARDCQLVHSGGPYGENIFWGSGRDYTAADAVRAWVAERQYYDYASNTCATGQVCGHYTQVVWRSSTAIGCGRVRCDSGAIFIICNYNPPGNFIGERPY; translated from the coding sequence ATGACGTCATCATTCCTGCTGGCGTTGGTGTGCGCCGCCGCGGTGGCTCTGGCGGTTGCGCCGGCGGTCGTGGCGCAGAACTCGCCTCAGGACTACGTGAACGCCCACAACGCGGCGCGCGCGAACGTCGGCGCGGGTCTGCCGCCGGTGTCGTGGGACAGCCGCGTGGCGACGTACGCGCAGAACTACGCGAACCAGCGGGCCAGGGACTGCCAGCTGGTGCACTCGGGCGGGCCCTACGGCGAGAACATCTTCTGGGGATCCGGCCGCGACTACACTGCGGCGGACGCCGTGAGGGCCTGGGTGGCGGAGCGGCAGTACTACGACTACGCCAGCAACACCTGCGCCACCGGTCAGGTGTGCGGCCACTACACGCAAGTGGTGTGGCGGTCGTCGACGGCGATCGGCTGCGGACGCGTCCGGTGCGACAGCGGCGCCATCTTCATCATCTGCAACTACAATCCCCCCGGCAACTTCATCGGCGAAAGACCGTATTAG